The proteins below come from a single Acidobacteriota bacterium genomic window:
- a CDS encoding ABC transporter ATP-binding protein, with the protein MSYLAALDLSISFGGIRAVDDVSFEVEEGEVFAIIGPNGAGKTTLFNLVSGIYSPDGGSVRFAGRDITSLPAHRIAPLGLARTFQNIELFEHATVLQNLLIGRHVHRRSTALSHLLFLPAVRREELEHRRRVEDVIDLLELAHYREQRIANLPYGVRKVVEVGRALCLEPKLLLLDEPTSGLNPEESEDMGFWIEDINRDLGVTVVMVAHDMGLVSRVAGRVLALNEGRVIAEGSPAEVQKNPAVVDAYLGAD; encoded by the coding sequence GTGAGCTACCTCGCCGCCCTAGACCTGTCGATCAGCTTCGGGGGCATCCGTGCCGTCGACGACGTGAGCTTCGAGGTCGAGGAGGGCGAGGTGTTCGCCATCATCGGACCGAACGGAGCCGGCAAGACGACGCTCTTCAACCTGGTGAGCGGCATCTACTCCCCCGACGGCGGGAGCGTTCGGTTCGCGGGCCGCGACATCACCTCGCTGCCAGCGCATCGCATCGCGCCGCTCGGCCTCGCGCGCACCTTCCAGAACATCGAGCTCTTCGAGCACGCCACCGTTCTGCAGAACCTTCTCATCGGCCGTCATGTCCACCGGCGCTCGACGGCGCTGTCCCATCTCCTGTTCCTCCCCGCGGTGAGGCGGGAGGAGCTCGAGCACCGGCGCCGCGTGGAAGACGTCATCGACCTCCTCGAGCTCGCCCACTACCGCGAGCAGAGGATCGCGAACCTGCCCTACGGGGTGCGCAAGGTCGTGGAGGTGGGCCGCGCGCTCTGCCTGGAGCCGAAGCTGCTGCTGCTCGACGAGCCGACCTCCGGGCTGAACCCCGAGGAGAGCGAGGACATGGGATTCTGGATCGAGGACATCAACCGCGACCTCGGCGTCACGGTCGTCATGGTGGCGCACGACATGGGTCTCGTGAGCCGGGTGGCGGGGCGGGTGCTCGCCCTCAACGAAGGTCGCGTGATCGCGGAGGGCAGCCCCGCGGAGGTGCAGAAGAACCCCGCCGTCGTCGACGCCTACCTGGGAGCGGACTGA
- a CDS encoding type II toxin-antitoxin system HicB family antitoxin has translation MSRPPGWRITVGIEAHQEDGEWVATCPDLGLASQGASLDEALEMLQEATVLFFETSDELGILAEELVKKGLLTRDLAPHFRFEVTTSALPRRATDDGRPTLLELPLNGQVAVA, from the coding sequence ATGAGTAGACCGCCTGGCTGGCGAATCACGGTTGGGATAGAGGCGCATCAAGAGGACGGTGAGTGGGTCGCCACCTGCCCCGACCTCGGCTTGGCCAGCCAAGGAGCTTCGCTCGACGAAGCCTTGGAGATGCTGCAAGAGGCGACGGTCCTCTTCTTTGAAACGAGCGACGAACTGGGGATCCTGGCCGAAGAGCTGGTCAAGAAGGGACTCCTGACGCGCGATCTGGCCCCCCACTTCAGGTTCGAAGTCACGACATCGGCACTTCCGCGCCGCGCGACCGACGATGGGCGTCCGACGCTTCTTGAGTTGCCGCTGAATGGCCAGGTTGCCGTCGCTTAA
- a CDS encoding alpha/beta hydrolase — translation MPTFARRVGRYLDLEVQGVSYEVYFESAGNPDGIPLVLQHTAGSDGRQWRHQLEDERIGRHFHLLAYDLPYHAKSVPPAGVEWWKQEYRLTKSFLLDFVGAFVGELQLEDPVYMGSSIGGHLALDLALHRPGLFQAVIGLEAAIKSDPGNIDLLDHPEINNGYKGELMIGITSPEAPEAFRREVGWCYSQGAPRVFRGDLFYWGTDHDLGDRASEIDTSQTRVFLLTGEYDAATPPAASEEVAAQIKGATYRTMKGLGHFPMSEDPERFYGYIESVLEEIVGDQTRLGSPDFSPAAAAGS, via the coding sequence ATGCCCACCTTCGCGCGGCGCGTCGGCCGCTACCTGGACCTCGAAGTCCAGGGCGTCTCCTACGAGGTCTACTTCGAGTCGGCAGGGAACCCGGACGGCATTCCGCTGGTGCTCCAGCACACCGCCGGCTCCGACGGCCGCCAGTGGCGGCACCAGCTCGAGGACGAGAGGATCGGCCGGCACTTCCACCTGCTGGCCTACGACCTGCCGTACCACGCCAAGTCCGTGCCGCCGGCGGGCGTCGAGTGGTGGAAGCAGGAGTACAGGCTGACCAAGAGCTTCCTGCTCGACTTCGTCGGCGCCTTCGTGGGCGAGCTCCAGCTCGAAGACCCGGTCTACATGGGCAGTTCGATCGGCGGCCACCTGGCCCTCGATCTCGCCCTGCACCGGCCGGGACTGTTCCAGGCCGTCATCGGGCTCGAGGCGGCGATCAAGTCGGACCCCGGCAACATCGACCTGCTCGACCACCCCGAGATCAACAACGGCTACAAGGGCGAGCTGATGATCGGCATCACCTCGCCCGAGGCGCCGGAGGCGTTCCGCCGCGAGGTCGGCTGGTGCTACAGCCAGGGCGCGCCGCGGGTGTTCCGGGGCGACCTCTTCTACTGGGGCACCGACCACGACCTGGGCGACCGTGCGTCGGAGATCGACACGTCGCAGACCCGGGTGTTCCTGCTGACCGGCGAGTACGACGCGGCCACGCCGCCGGCGGCGTCCGAAGAGGTCGCGGCGCAGATCAAGGGCGCGACGTACCGGACGATGAAGGGCCTGGGCCACTTCCCGATGTCCGAGGACCCGGAGCGGTTCTACGGGTACATCGAGTCGGTGCTGGAGGAGATCGTGGGCGATCAGACGCGGCTGGGGTCGCCGGACTTTTCGCCGGCCGCGGCCGCCGGCAGCTAG
- a CDS encoding TraB/GumN family protein yields MNWRALLLATSVAVPGAIAQENDASQPAPVDVVEEEIQVMGDLPGPPLWKVTKDDHVLWILGIPRLVPNDLLWHPDSIEHALAHSSECLPLPSTRVGVTNPVRARRLWKARRLWKLIRRIPDRGTLEDVLPENLYRLFSETRLRYAPKRDGLEELRPIVAAEELFDSAAQSAGLESGLTIGRAIEKRARKRNVKKVPTRLSERHKDLPLFDSTQEMSPEAEQACLQALLQGLDAQLEAHARLATAWAVGDLASIRARSGDSATGVCGSFTLADPEVVSQIESRVWKLWLENVDRAVTDNDSTFAILPLEHLLRPDGPLSWLRQRGYEVREPDEAPPEGQQG; encoded by the coding sequence ATGAACTGGAGAGCCTTGCTACTCGCGACCTCGGTGGCAGTACCTGGAGCGATCGCCCAGGAGAACGACGCATCCCAGCCGGCCCCGGTGGACGTCGTCGAGGAAGAGATCCAGGTCATGGGAGATCTCCCTGGGCCGCCCCTCTGGAAGGTCACGAAGGACGACCACGTCCTGTGGATCCTCGGCATTCCCAGACTCGTGCCGAACGATCTCCTCTGGCATCCGGACTCCATCGAACATGCGTTGGCCCACTCCAGCGAGTGCCTACCGCTTCCATCCACGCGCGTCGGGGTGACAAACCCGGTGAGAGCACGGCGGCTGTGGAAGGCACGGCGGCTGTGGAAGCTCATACGACGGATCCCGGACCGCGGAACCCTGGAGGACGTGCTGCCGGAGAACCTGTACCGGCTCTTCTCGGAGACCAGACTCAGATACGCACCGAAGCGGGACGGCCTCGAAGAACTGCGGCCTATCGTCGCGGCCGAGGAGCTCTTCGACTCGGCGGCGCAATCCGCCGGCCTGGAGTCGGGCCTAACGATTGGTCGGGCGATCGAGAAGCGAGCGAGGAAGCGCAACGTCAAGAAGGTGCCAACGCGCCTGTCCGAGCGCCACAAGGACTTGCCTCTCTTCGATTCGACTCAGGAGATGTCGCCCGAGGCGGAGCAAGCCTGTCTGCAGGCGCTTCTTCAGGGGCTCGATGCCCAGCTCGAGGCGCACGCACGTCTTGCGACCGCCTGGGCCGTAGGCGATCTGGCCTCGATCAGGGCCCGTTCAGGCGACTCGGCCACCGGGGTCTGCGGTTCCTTCACGCTCGCCGACCCGGAGGTGGTGAGCCAGATCGAATCGCGCGTTTGGAAGCTCTGGCTCGAGAACGTCGATCGTGCCGTGACCGACAACGACTCCACCTTCGCCATCCTGCCGCTCGAGCACCTGCTCCGGCCCGACGGACCCCTGTCATGGCTCCGACAGAGAGGCTATGAAGTCCGGGAGCCAGACGAAGCTCCTCCGGAAGGGCAGCAAGGCTAA
- a CDS encoding pyridoxamine 5'-phosphate oxidase family protein: MSASEIDAFLSETRIGVLCTNDLDGSPNGVPVWFEWDGERILMFSSASHKKIARLENDPRASLLVAREAGEPEAWVAVDGVVSISEEGVVPLMERLAARYWVDEDPAVARAHAETVDMWRRAAAQLRVLTIVPEEIRSYRA, encoded by the coding sequence ATGTCCGCGTCCGAGATCGACGCGTTCCTGAGCGAAACGCGGATCGGCGTCCTCTGCACCAACGACCTCGACGGATCGCCGAACGGTGTGCCTGTCTGGTTCGAGTGGGACGGCGAGCGGATCCTGATGTTCAGCAGTGCCTCGCACAAGAAGATCGCCCGGCTGGAGAACGATCCAAGGGCGTCGCTCCTGGTAGCTCGTGAAGCTGGCGAACCGGAAGCGTGGGTCGCCGTCGACGGTGTCGTGTCGATCTCGGAGGAGGGCGTCGTGCCGCTCATGGAACGGCTCGCCGCGCGCTACTGGGTCGACGAAGATCCGGCTGTGGCGAGGGCGCACGCGGAGACGGTCGACATGTGGCGCCGGGCGGCGGCGCAGTTGCGGGTGCTGACGATCGTTCCGGAGGAGATCAGGAGCTATCGGGCCTGA
- a CDS encoding MmgE/PrpD family protein — protein sequence MRLANHLWDRFGGLGLDDIPAEARTVAGQCVLDWFGCALAGSREPLSGILRDELGGQAGPCSIVGTDLHCAPGVAALVNGAAGHALDFDDTHSMMGGHPTVPVFPAALAQAQEMGASGERLLLAFVVGIEVESRVGALIGGAAYTKGWHSTSTIGVHGAAAAACHLMGASNEQFAYALGLAASQASGLKANFGTMTKPFHAGHAAERGLLSARLAMRGFTSNPEAVDGRQGYADAAAAGHEEVKWERLEEQDGRFLIEDTLFKYHAACYLTHAAIESVGRLRPQLAAAGVSAGDVEKAIVTVHPGLLDVCGIPEPKTGLEAKFSLVGTTSLAMLGIDTTDTGTFVDETLDDPEVARMIDRVEVRTDRGMGHTQARVELRANGHRLEEFHDTGIPATDLEAQGAKLAAKMMGLTAPLLGAEASDRLREASLHLEAVEDLRDLC from the coding sequence ATGAGACTCGCGAACCATCTTTGGGACCGCTTCGGCGGCCTCGGTTTAGACGACATACCGGCAGAAGCCCGCACCGTGGCCGGCCAGTGCGTGCTCGACTGGTTCGGCTGCGCGCTCGCCGGCAGCCGCGAGCCGCTGTCCGGGATCCTGCGCGATGAGCTGGGCGGCCAGGCCGGCCCGTGCTCCATCGTCGGCACGGACTTGCACTGCGCGCCCGGCGTCGCCGCGCTCGTCAACGGCGCGGCTGGTCACGCGCTCGACTTCGACGACACGCACAGCATGATGGGCGGACATCCGACCGTCCCGGTCTTCCCGGCCGCCCTGGCGCAGGCCCAGGAGATGGGCGCGAGCGGCGAGCGGCTGTTGCTCGCCTTCGTTGTCGGCATCGAGGTCGAGTCGCGCGTCGGTGCGCTGATCGGGGGCGCTGCATACACGAAGGGCTGGCACTCGACCTCGACGATTGGCGTCCACGGCGCGGCGGCGGCCGCCTGCCACCTAATGGGCGCGAGCAATGAGCAATTCGCTTACGCGCTTGGTCTTGCGGCGTCGCAGGCCAGCGGCCTGAAGGCGAACTTCGGGACGATGACCAAGCCGTTCCACGCCGGGCACGCCGCCGAGCGCGGCCTGCTCTCGGCGCGACTGGCGATGCGCGGCTTCACCTCGAACCCCGAGGCCGTCGACGGCCGGCAGGGCTACGCCGACGCCGCGGCTGCCGGCCACGAAGAGGTCAAGTGGGAGCGGCTAGAGGAGCAGGACGGCCGCTTCCTGATCGAGGACACGCTGTTCAAGTACCACGCCGCCTGCTACCTGACCCATGCGGCGATCGAGTCTGTTGGGCGGTTGCGGCCGCAGTTGGCGGCCGCGGGCGTCTCGGCAGGGGATGTCGAGAAGGCGATCGTCACGGTGCATCCGGGGTTGCTCGACGTCTGCGGCATTCCTGAGCCCAAGACCGGACTGGAGGCGAAGTTCAGCCTGGTGGGCACGACGTCGCTGGCGATGCTGGGGATCGACACGACGGACACCGGGACGTTCGTGGACGAGACGCTCGACGATCCGGAGGTCGCGCGGATGATCGACAGGGTCGAGGTGCGGACGGATCGGGGGATGGGGCACACCCAGGCACGGGTCGAGCTGCGGGCGAACGGGCACAGGTTGGAGGAGTTCCACGACACCGGCATTCCGGCGACGGACCTGGAGGCGCAGGGCGCGAAGCTGGCGGCGAAGATGATGGGTCTGACGGCGCCGTTGCTGGGGGCGGAGGCTAGTGACCGCTTGCGGGAGGCTTCGCTCCACCTGGAGGCGGTCGAGGACCTCCGCGATCTCTGCTGA
- a CDS encoding type II toxin-antitoxin system HicA family toxin: MARLPSLKPREVVRALERLGYKTIRQKGSHLFMWTPGRSPVVVPMHRKDVKPGTLSSLLRGAGIERDEFLAALKKRPK, from the coding sequence ATGGCCAGGTTGCCGTCGCTTAAGCCGCGAGAAGTTGTACGCGCCCTCGAACGACTCGGGTACAAGACGATACGGCAGAAGGGGTCGCACCTCTTCATGTGGACTCCAGGGCGTTCGCCGGTCGTCGTGCCGATGCACCGGAAGGACGTGAAGCCCGGAACTCTTTCCAGCTTGCTCCGGGGAGCTGGAATCGAGCGCGACGAGTTCCTGGCGGCGCTGAAGAAGAGGCCGAAGTGA
- a CDS encoding DUF6364 family protein — protein sequence MKSKLTITVDSELVPRAKQYAEARGVSLSSLIEASLREMAGEKTPSFASRWRGRFKPARRADGRYAALARKYL from the coding sequence ATGAAGAGCAAGCTGACAATCACCGTCGACAGTGAGTTGGTTCCCAGAGCCAAACAGTACGCAGAGGCTCGGGGAGTCTCGCTGTCGTCTCTGATCGAGGCATCGCTGAGAGAGATGGCGGGCGAGAAGACACCCTCGTTTGCATCGCGGTGGCGGGGTCGATTCAAGCCGGCACGGCGGGCGGACGGCCGCTACGCAGCGCTCGCCCGCAAGTATCTCTGA
- a CDS encoding PIN domain-containing protein, translated as MLLDTDVLIDVALDRRPHSEASTELLERIERSSRRVFVAWHSLSNFYYLVTSERGARDARDFIAELIRFVAVAPADTATLRYAISVPMTDFEDAMQVAAARACGAEHIVTRNVRDFRLSPIPAVTPREALARLF; from the coding sequence ATGCTGCTGGACACGGACGTCCTGATCGACGTCGCCCTGGACCGGCGCCCTCACTCGGAAGCGTCCACCGAACTCCTCGAACGAATCGAGCGGTCGTCCCGTCGCGTGTTCGTGGCGTGGCACAGCCTGTCGAACTTCTACTACCTGGTGACTTCCGAACGTGGAGCCCGCGACGCCCGGGACTTCATCGCCGAGTTGATCCGCTTTGTCGCCGTTGCGCCCGCTGATACGGCGACTCTCCGCTACGCGATCTCCGTCCCGATGACGGACTTTGAAGATGCGATGCAGGTTGCGGCTGCGCGGGCGTGCGGAGCGGAGCACATCGTTACGAGGAACGTCCGGGACTTCAGACTGTCCCCGATCCCGGCCGTGACCCCGCGAGAGGCGCTAGCGCGCCTGTTCTAA
- a CDS encoding branched-chain amino acid ABC transporter permease has protein sequence MRFLFKTHYNQDIDHLKHGGDRFWYGLLLVLAAAAPAALGTFYLGELNLVMIYAIAGVGLMLLVGYTGQVSLGHAAFLAIGAYTHSLLLGAGLPFLLSIVAAVLVSALVGAGGGWIALRMTGIYLAIATLAFAMLTEQTISRAEWLTGGFRGLAVPQASLFGMPLTQGWQHYYVTLTLLVVTLLAALNILRSSTGRAMVAIRDSEISAESVGINLAVYKTFAFALSAGITGLAGALFAHRLGYLSPDAFTFLISLQLLLMVVVGGVGSMRGVIYGALFIGFLPQLLAIARDTLPPQIAQAPGLEPGIFGLILVLVILFEPQGIFGRWLKIKSYFQLFPLYRRATHRRQKTYLRTERLR, from the coding sequence ATGCGGTTCCTCTTCAAAACCCACTACAACCAGGACATCGACCACCTCAAGCACGGTGGCGACCGGTTCTGGTACGGCCTGCTCCTGGTGTTGGCCGCCGCGGCGCCGGCGGCGCTCGGCACCTTCTATCTGGGCGAGCTCAACCTGGTGATGATCTACGCCATCGCCGGCGTTGGCCTGATGCTGCTCGTGGGCTACACAGGCCAGGTGAGCCTGGGCCACGCGGCGTTTCTGGCGATCGGCGCCTATACCCACTCGCTCCTTCTGGGCGCGGGTCTGCCGTTCCTGCTCTCGATCGTCGCGGCGGTCCTGGTCTCGGCGCTCGTCGGCGCCGGCGGGGGGTGGATCGCGCTCCGGATGACGGGTATCTATCTCGCCATCGCCACCCTGGCCTTCGCCATGCTCACCGAGCAGACGATCTCGCGCGCGGAGTGGCTCACCGGGGGCTTTCGCGGCCTCGCCGTTCCGCAGGCGAGCCTCTTCGGGATGCCGCTCACGCAGGGCTGGCAGCACTACTACGTGACGCTCACGCTGCTCGTCGTGACGCTCCTCGCGGCGCTCAACATCCTGCGGTCCTCGACGGGAAGGGCCATGGTCGCCATCCGTGACTCGGAGATCTCGGCGGAGAGCGTCGGCATCAACCTGGCTGTCTACAAGACCTTCGCTTTCGCTCTCAGCGCCGGCATCACCGGCCTTGCCGGCGCTCTCTTCGCGCATCGCCTCGGCTATCTCTCGCCCGACGCCTTCACGTTCCTCATCTCGCTGCAGCTCCTCCTGATGGTGGTGGTCGGCGGGGTCGGCTCGATGCGGGGCGTCATCTATGGCGCTCTCTTCATCGGCTTCCTGCCCCAGCTCCTCGCCATCGCCCGCGACACGCTGCCGCCGCAGATCGCGCAGGCTCCCGGCCTCGAGCCGGGCATCTTCGGCCTCATCCTCGTGCTGGTGATCCTCTTCGAGCCCCAGGGCATCTTCGGCCGCTGGCTCAAGATCAAGAGCTACTTCCAGTTGTTCCCGCTCTATCGCCGGGCGACCCACCGGCGCCAGAAGACCTACCTGCGCACGGAGCGACTGAGGTGA
- a CDS encoding NAD-dependent succinate-semialdehyde dehydrogenase — MTIATSVATRAPADRIDLADPGLLRDQAYIDGQWVDADSGETFAVENPATGETLVDVACCGGAETSRAIEAAGRAFEQWRHTTAKERAAMLRRWFDLMMESQEDLAQIMTAEQGKPLFEARGEIAYGASYVEWFAEEAKRVYGDTIPQPANDKRVVTIKQPVGVVACITPWNFPNAMLARKIAPALAAGCTVVCKPANETPLSANALAELAERAGIPAGVINILCGQTEEIGKELTSNPTVRKLTFTGSTAVGKLLMSQCAGTMKRMSMELGGNAPFIVFDDADLDAAVAGAMICKFRNAGQTCVCANRILVQEGVYDEFAEKLAAAVAGIKMGDGTEDGVTVGPLISTEAVANVTSRVTDAVDRGATVEIGGGQSDLGECFVQPTILTNVTDDMRVFREEIFGPIAPLMKFSTEEEAIAMANDTEFGLASYFYARDVGRIWRVSEALEYGIVGINEGIISNEMAPFGGMKESGHGREGSKYGLDDYLEIKYMCIGGIEG, encoded by the coding sequence ATGACCATTGCCACCTCCGTAGCCACCCGAGCCCCGGCCGACCGCATCGACCTGGCCGACCCCGGCCTGCTCCGCGACCAGGCCTACATCGACGGCCAGTGGGTCGACGCGGACTCCGGCGAGACCTTCGCCGTCGAGAACCCCGCCACCGGCGAGACCCTGGTCGACGTCGCCTGCTGCGGCGGCGCCGAAACGAGCCGCGCCATCGAGGCAGCCGGAAGGGCCTTCGAGCAGTGGCGGCACACCACGGCCAAGGAGCGCGCCGCAATGCTGCGGCGCTGGTTCGACCTGATGATGGAGAGCCAGGAAGACCTGGCCCAGATCATGACGGCCGAACAGGGCAAGCCCCTCTTCGAGGCCCGCGGGGAGATCGCCTACGGCGCCAGCTACGTTGAGTGGTTCGCCGAAGAGGCCAAGCGGGTCTACGGCGACACGATCCCCCAGCCCGCCAACGACAAGCGCGTCGTCACCATCAAGCAGCCAGTCGGCGTGGTGGCCTGCATCACGCCCTGGAACTTCCCCAACGCCATGCTCGCGCGCAAGATCGCGCCGGCGCTCGCCGCCGGCTGCACGGTCGTCTGCAAGCCGGCCAACGAGACGCCCCTCTCAGCCAATGCACTGGCGGAGCTGGCGGAGCGGGCGGGCATCCCGGCCGGGGTGATCAACATCCTCTGCGGCCAGACCGAGGAGATCGGCAAGGAACTGACGTCCAACCCCACGGTCCGCAAGCTCACCTTCACCGGCTCCACCGCCGTGGGCAAGCTGCTCATGTCTCAATGCGCGGGCACGATGAAGCGGATGTCGATGGAACTCGGCGGCAACGCGCCCTTCATCGTGTTCGACGACGCCGACCTGGACGCGGCGGTCGCCGGCGCCATGATCTGCAAGTTCCGCAACGCCGGCCAGACCTGCGTCTGCGCCAACCGCATCCTGGTCCAGGAAGGCGTCTACGACGAGTTCGCCGAGAAGCTCGCCGCGGCGGTGGCCGGGATCAAGATGGGCGACGGCACCGAGGACGGCGTCACCGTCGGCCCGCTGATCAGCACCGAGGCCGTCGCGAACGTGACCAGCCGCGTCACCGACGCGGTGGACCGGGGCGCCACCGTGGAGATCGGCGGCGGGCAGTCCGATCTCGGCGAGTGCTTCGTCCAACCCACGATCCTCACCAACGTGACGGACGACATGCGGGTCTTCCGCGAAGAGATCTTCGGCCCCATCGCGCCGCTGATGAAGTTCAGCACCGAAGAGGAAGCGATCGCCATGGCCAACGACACCGAGTTCGGCCTCGCGAGCTACTTCTACGCCCGCGACGTCGGCCGCATCTGGCGCGTCAGCGAGGCGCTGGAGTACGGCATCGTCGGCATCAACGAAGGCATCATCTCCAACGAGATGGCCCCCTTCGGCGGCATGAAGGAGTCCGGCCACGGCCGCGAAGGGTCCAAGTACGGCTTGGACGACTACCTCGAGATCAAGTACATGTGTATTGGGGGGATTGAAGGGTAG
- a CDS encoding branched-chain amino acid ABC transporter permease — translation MSQLLQVLVNGLAVGCIYGLIALGFVLVYKATEMVNFAQGDLMMLGAFMAVTLIGDFGLPWVLGLFMSVLALAVFGYLLDAFVLRRVLGEPQFAIVMLTIGLGFIFRAVAGLVWGYDPRSFPTPYTGKSLRVGEVVVSYENFAILLGTLILCVALFLFFRHTRLGIAMQATSQNQLAAYYVGIPVKRVFSLVWAISAGVAAVAGILLAPVSLVQPGMGFIGIKAFAAAVIGGFGSIPGALLGGWIIGIAEQFAGVYLPAGFQEMSAYGILILALILRPQGLFAQIQRKKV, via the coding sequence CTGAGTCAGCTCCTGCAGGTTCTCGTCAATGGTCTGGCCGTCGGCTGTATCTACGGCCTGATCGCTCTCGGCTTCGTCCTCGTCTACAAGGCGACCGAGATGGTGAACTTCGCCCAGGGCGATCTGATGATGCTGGGCGCCTTCATGGCGGTGACCCTGATCGGCGACTTCGGTCTGCCCTGGGTGCTGGGGCTGTTCATGTCGGTCCTGGCGCTGGCCGTCTTCGGCTATCTGCTCGACGCCTTCGTGCTGCGCCGCGTTCTGGGCGAACCCCAGTTCGCCATCGTCATGCTGACGATCGGGCTGGGCTTCATCTTCCGTGCCGTGGCGGGACTGGTGTGGGGCTACGACCCGCGGAGCTTTCCCACTCCGTACACCGGCAAGTCGCTGCGTGTCGGCGAAGTCGTCGTCAGCTACGAGAACTTCGCGATCCTGCTGGGCACCCTGATCCTCTGCGTCGCGCTGTTCCTCTTTTTCCGTCACACGCGGCTCGGCATCGCCATGCAGGCCACGTCGCAGAACCAGCTCGCGGCCTACTACGTCGGCATCCCGGTCAAGCGCGTCTTCTCCCTGGTGTGGGCGATCTCCGCCGGAGTCGCCGCCGTCGCCGGGATCCTCCTGGCGCCCGTCTCGCTCGTCCAGCCCGGGATGGGATTCATCGGGATCAAGGCCTTCGCGGCCGCGGTGATCGGCGGCTTCGGCTCGATCCCCGGCGCGCTGCTCGGCGGCTGGATCATCGGCATCGCCGAGCAGTTCGCGGGGGTCTACCTGCCCGCCGGTTTCCAGGAGATGTCCGCCTACGGCATTCTCATTCTGGCCTTGATCCTGCGGCCCCAGGGCCTGTTCGCACAGATTCAGCGAAAGAAGGTCTGA
- a CDS encoding acyl-CoA dehydrogenase family protein — MTPERAMLRRIARDFTDKEVLPVANELDPKKETIPQSLIDQMGELGFFGIVIPEEYGGAGLGAFEYCLVAEELARGWMSVASIIARGNGFYRSIPFEGEERLKRIRLMAEGKYLGALAMSEPEVGSDISSITCRARMEDDHWVITGNKYWCTFADGANFIQVIARTEGDPAKRHAALTGIGIEKPPGELPEGVTGSPIPKIGYHGWKTWELHFENVRVPITKQQRESKGQAFYGMTRGLQTARAHTAARSIGLAQGALEQAIAYSKERIQFRRPIADFQAIRFKIANMAAEVEAARQLNYSVCAKIDTGVSCAKEAAMVKYYAAEMSERVCSDALQVLAGAGYTTDYPVERYWRDARLTKIFEGTSEIMLKIVSDELLGKPSRS, encoded by the coding sequence ATGACCCCGGAGCGCGCGATGCTCCGCCGGATCGCCCGGGACTTCACGGACAAGGAGGTCTTGCCGGTCGCCAACGAGCTGGACCCGAAGAAGGAGACGATCCCGCAGTCGTTGATCGACCAGATGGGCGAGCTGGGTTTCTTCGGGATCGTGATCCCGGAGGAGTACGGCGGCGCCGGGCTGGGCGCGTTCGAGTACTGCCTGGTCGCCGAGGAGCTGGCTCGGGGCTGGATGAGCGTGGCGAGCATCATCGCCCGCGGAAACGGCTTCTACCGGTCGATCCCGTTCGAGGGCGAGGAGCGCCTGAAGCGCATCCGGCTGATGGCTGAGGGCAAGTACCTCGGCGCGCTCGCCATGTCGGAGCCGGAGGTGGGCTCGGACATCTCGTCGATCACCTGCCGGGCTCGGATGGAGGACGACCACTGGGTGATCACCGGCAACAAGTACTGGTGCACGTTCGCCGACGGCGCGAACTTCATCCAGGTCATCGCGCGGACGGAGGGCGACCCGGCGAAGCGCCACGCTGCCCTGACCGGGATCGGGATCGAGAAGCCGCCCGGCGAGCTGCCGGAGGGCGTCACGGGCTCGCCGATCCCGAAGATCGGCTACCACGGCTGGAAGACCTGGGAACTCCACTTCGAGAACGTCCGGGTCCCGATCACGAAGCAACAGCGCGAGTCCAAGGGCCAGGCGTTCTACGGCATGACCCGCGGCCTGCAGACGGCGCGGGCCCACACCGCGGCGCGCTCGATCGGCCTCGCCCAGGGAGCGCTGGAGCAGGCGATCGCGTACTCGAAGGAGCGCATCCAGTTCCGGCGCCCGATCGCCGACTTCCAGGCGATTCGCTTCAAGATCGCGAACATGGCCGCCGAGGTCGAGGCGGCCCGCCAGTTGAACTACTCGGTCTGCGCCAAGATCGACACGGGCGTGTCCTGCGCGAAGGAGGCGGCGATGGTGAAGTACTACGCCGCCGAGATGTCGGAGCGCGTGTGCTCCGACGCGCTGCAGGTGCTGGCCGGCGCCGGCTACACGACGGACTACCCGGTCGAGCGCTACTGGCGCGACGCGCGGCTGACGAAGATCTTCGAGGGGACGTCGGAGATCATGCTGAAGATCGTGTCGGACGAGCTGCTTGGGAAGCCGTCGAGGAGTTAG